The nucleotide window AGTTAGGCCCAGTTGCAACGCGCGCTCGGGACTCACAACCCCAACATCAACTAAACGCTGCTTCCAAATCCGATTGTCCGTAAGCAAAGTTTCATATTCATCGACACAGCTCGGAAAGCGTTGGCTAAAATCATCAATAAAATCAAGCACTGAGCCCTGACGTGCCTGGTTCAGCTTCGTCAACGCCTTTGCATTGCGAATTTTAGCCGCTTTATATTGCGGCATTGCATCAGGCAAATCCCGATAAACACCACCTGGACGATAGTAAGCAGCATGCATGCGAGCGCCTGACACCGCCTCATAAACGTCCATTAAATCTTCACGTTCACGGAAGGCATAAAGAAATATCGCCATAGCGCCGACATCCAGCGCATGTGAGCCAAGCCACATTAAATGGTTCAGAATCCGTGTGATTTCATCAAATAACACGCGGATATACTGCGCGCGGATTGGCACTGTAATACCTAACATCCGCTCAATCGCCATCACATACGCATGTTCGTTGACCATCATCGATACATAATCGAGACGGTCCATATAGGGCACGGATTGCAAATAAGTTCTGGTTTCCGCAAGCTTTTCAGTGGCTCGGTGCAGCAAACCAATATGCGGGTCTGCCCGCTGAATGACTTCGCCATCAAGCTCAAGTACAAGCCGCAATACGCCATGGGCAGCCGGATGCTGGGGCCCAAAATTCAGCGTGTAATTTTTGATTTCTGCCATCTTAGCGATCCCAACTTAATCTTCGCTTTAATCCGTTGTAGTCTGAGTTAATGAGATTGGCCTGGCTTTAAACCACCGTAGCCTTCTTCACGAATCACGCGCGGAATAATTTCGCGCGGCTCGATGGTTACAGGTTGGTAAACCACCCGTTTTTGTTCAGGGTCGTAACGCATCTCAACATAACCTGACACGGGGAAGTCTTTGCGAAATGGATGGCCGATAAAGCCATAGTCGGTCAAAATCCGGCGCAAATCAGGATGCCCATCAAAGACTAAACCGAATAAATCAAATGCTTCTCGTTCATACCAGTCAGCTGAGTTCCAAATTTGGACAACCGAAGGCAGGACTGGGAATTCGTTATTGGGCGCAAACACTTTGACGCGCAAACGCCAATTATGCGTAATCGAGATCAGTTGTAATACGGCGGCGAAACGAGCCGACGCGGACTCACCTTGATCCGCCATCAGCTTGCTTTTAGCCTCTTCGGCACAGGCTGAATAATCGACCCCACACAAATCAAGCATTTGCTCAAAACGCAACGAGGGCTCATCCCGTAGTTGACGCATTACATTAAGATAATCGCCTGCTTTCACCACGGCCGTGATCTGCCCAAACGCATGACTGATGCGCAAATCAGCACCCAATACTGTCTCGAGATTCGCCATCAGCGCTTCGAGCTTGTTTGTCATCGAGAAAGGCCCCACTTCTAAGTACCGTATCAAAATCTGATTTAAGCGTATTGCAGAAAACCTAGCGCGCAATCGTATTCGTGCGCGTGATCTTAGCCTGCAACTGAATAATGCCGTAAATTAAAGCCTCGGCCGTTGGTGGGCAGCCTGGTACATAAATATCAACCGGCACAATGCGATCACACCCTCGCACCACAGAATACGAGTAATGATAATAACCACCACCGTTTGCGCATGAGCCCATTGAAATCACCCAACGCGGCTCCGCCATCTGCTCATAAACCTTGCGCAAAGCGCTCGCCATTTTGTTACACAGCGTACCCGCAACAATCATCACGTCGGATTGACGCGGACTAGGCCGAAACACAACGCCAAAGCGATCTAAATCATAACGGGACGCACCCGCATGCATCATTTCAACCGCGCAGCAAGCAAGACCAAACGTCATCGGCCATAATGAGCCGGTACGTGTCCAATTAATCAACTTGTCCGCGGTCGTGGTGATAAACCCTTCTTTTAGGGCACCTTCAATACTCATAACTTTGCGCTCCGCTCCAGCTTGACATCAATGCGATCCGCACCTGCCGCTGCACTCTGATTACTCCCAGTCAAGCCCGCCTCTTCTCCAGATATAAGCGAAACCGAGCACGAACTCCAACAGAAAAATCATCATCGCGAGAAAACCCGGCCAGCCAATATCCCTTAACGCGACACCCCACGGAAAAAGAAAGGCGGTTTCTAGATCAAAAATAATAAACAGGATTGCAATTAAGTAATAGCGCACATCAAATTTCATGCGCGCATCTTCAAATGCCTCAAAGCCGCACTCGTAAGGTGCATTTTTCTCGCTATTCGGGCGCTTAGGACCAAGTACTTTGCCAATACCGAGCAGTACCATACCCAAGCCCACGCCCGTGAGGATAAAGAGCAAAACAGGAAACCAGGCTGTGAGGTTCAAGACAATCCTCTATCGTTCTAGGCTAG belongs to Mycoavidus sp. B2-EB and includes:
- a CDS encoding NADH-quinone oxidoreductase subunit D — translated: MAEIKNYTLNFGPQHPAAHGVLRLVLELDGEVIQRADPHIGLLHRATEKLAETRTYLQSVPYMDRLDYVSMMVNEHAYVMAIERMLGITVPIRAQYIRVLFDEITRILNHLMWLGSHALDVGAMAIFLYAFREREDLMDVYEAVSGARMHAAYYRPGGVYRDLPDAMPQYKAAKIRNAKALTKLNQARQGSVLDFIDDFSQRFPSCVDEYETLLTDNRIWKQRLVDVGVVSPERALQLGLTGPMLRGSGIEWDLRKKQPYEVYDQLDFDIPVGVNGDCYDRYLVRIEEMRQSTRIIRQCIGWLRCHPGPVMIDNPKVAPPKRLEMKSNMEALIHHFKLFTEGFCVPAGETYAAVEHPKGEFGIYLVSDGANKPYRLKIRAPGFAHLSALNEMAKGHMIADAVTIIGTQDIVFGEIDR
- a CDS encoding NADH-quinone oxidoreductase subunit C, giving the protein MTNKLEALMANLETVLGADLRISHAFGQITAVVKAGDYLNVMRQLRDEPSLRFEQMLDLCGVDYSACAEEAKSKLMADQGESASARFAAVLQLISITHNWRLRVKVFAPNNEFPVLPSVVQIWNSADWYEREAFDLFGLVFDGHPDLRRILTDYGFIGHPFRKDFPVSGYVEMRYDPEQKRVVYQPVTIEPREIIPRVIREEGYGGLKPGQSH
- a CDS encoding NADH-quinone oxidoreductase subunit B family protein, whose amino-acid sequence is MSIEGALKEGFITTTADKLINWTRTGSLWPMTFGLACCAVEMMHAGASRYDLDRFGVVFRPSPRQSDVMIVAGTLCNKMASALRKVYEQMAEPRWVISMGSCANGGGYYHYSYSVVRGCDRIVPVDIYVPGCPPTAEALIYGIIQLQAKITRTNTIAR
- a CDS encoding NADH-quinone oxidoreductase subunit A, with amino-acid sequence MNLTAWFPVLLFILTGVGLGMVLLGIGKVLGPKRPNSEKNAPYECGFEAFEDARMKFDVRYYLIAILFIIFDLETAFLFPWGVALRDIGWPGFLAMMIFLLEFVLGFAYIWRRGGLDWE